In a single window of the Deinococcus aetherius genome:
- a CDS encoding ABC transporter substrate-binding protein, translated as MKKVLLTALLATLPSAGAATLVFGANGDPVSLEPGNITDGISILVQRQIYDTLVDFKDGTTDLAPGLATSWKSNPNATQWTFTLRPNVRFHDGTPMNADAVVFNVSRWWDPKHPYGFRDQGRTFEIVGELLGGYKGDPTAVIKNIVKVNDNTVRFDLNKPSSVFPNVMAAGYFGIASPTAIRKDGAKYGTPASKPVGTGPFIFQSWRTGDRVTLLPNKLYWGEKPKVDQLVIRAIKDPSQRLNELKAGTIDFANDLTPEALKNVQADRNLVAVKRPSFNVGFVSLNNRNQYLKNDKVRQAISMAINKDAIVEAFWPGLGVSNASFLPPVLGWANSKSVPADYKFDPQAAKRMLAEAGYPNGLSIDLWYMPVSRPYFPSPKPIAEAIAADLSAIGIKVNLKTEDWAKYLDDRNKEPGFDMYMIGWTGDYGDPDNFYSAYYGATASDDINWNPPQLQRLLEQGRAAVSQADKAKIYSQIHEITYNANYRIPVVHSQPLAAARTYVKGWVPSPLGSEPFNSISVVGKR; from the coding sequence ATGAAGAAAGTGCTTCTGACCGCCCTGCTCGCCACCCTGCCCTCGGCGGGGGCGGCGACCCTCGTCTTCGGCGCGAACGGTGACCCCGTGAGCCTGGAGCCCGGCAACATCACCGACGGCATCAGCATCCTGGTGCAGCGTCAGATCTACGACACGCTGGTGGACTTCAAGGACGGCACCACCGACCTCGCCCCCGGCCTGGCGACGAGCTGGAAGAGCAACCCGAATGCGACCCAGTGGACTTTCACCCTGCGCCCGAACGTGCGCTTCCACGACGGTACGCCGATGAACGCGGACGCCGTCGTCTTCAACGTGAGCCGCTGGTGGGACCCCAAGCACCCCTACGGCTTCCGTGACCAGGGCCGCACCTTCGAGATCGTGGGCGAGCTGCTGGGTGGGTACAAGGGCGACCCCACCGCCGTCATCAAGAACATCGTGAAGGTCAACGACAACACGGTGCGCTTCGACCTGAACAAGCCCTCCAGCGTGTTCCCGAACGTGATGGCCGCTGGGTACTTCGGCATCGCCAGCCCCACCGCGATCCGCAAGGACGGCGCGAAGTACGGCACGCCCGCGAGCAAGCCGGTTGGCACGGGCCCCTTCATCTTCCAGAGCTGGCGCACGGGCGACCGGGTGACCCTGCTCCCCAACAAGCTGTACTGGGGCGAGAAGCCCAAGGTGGACCAGCTCGTCATTCGGGCGATCAAGGACCCCTCTCAGCGGCTCAACGAGCTGAAGGCGGGCACCATCGACTTCGCCAACGACCTGACGCCCGAGGCCCTCAAGAACGTGCAGGCCGACCGCAACCTCGTGGCGGTCAAGCGGCCCTCCTTCAACGTGGGCTTCGTGAGCCTGAACAACCGCAACCAGTACCTCAAGAACGACAAGGTGCGGCAGGCGATCTCCATGGCGATCAACAAGGACGCCATCGTGGAGGCCTTCTGGCCGGGGCTGGGTGTCAGCAACGCCTCGTTCCTGCCGCCCGTGCTGGGCTGGGCGAACTCGAAGAGCGTGCCCGCCGACTACAAATTCGACCCGCAGGCCGCCAAGCGGATGCTCGCGGAGGCGGGCTACCCCAACGGCCTCTCCATCGACCTGTGGTACATGCCGGTCAGCCGCCCGTACTTCCCCAGCCCCAAGCCCATCGCCGAGGCCATCGCCGCCGACCTGAGCGCCATCGGGATCAAGGTGAACCTCAAGACCGAGGACTGGGCCAAGTACCTCGACGACCGCAACAAGGAACCCGGTTTCGACATGTACATGATCGGCTGGACCGGGGACTACGGCGACCCCGACAACTTCTACAGTGCCTACTACGGGGCGACCGCCTCGGACGACATCAACTGGAACCCGCCGCAGCTCCAGCGCCTGCTCGAACAGGGCCGCGCCGCCGTATCGCAGGCCGATAAGGCGAAGATCTACTCCCAGATCCACGAGATCACCTACAACGCGAACTACCGCATCCCGGTGGTCCACAGCCAGCCGCTCGCCGCCGCGCGCACCTACGTCAAGGGATGGGTGCCCAGCCCGCTCGGCAGCGAACCCTTCAACTCCATCAGCGTGGTCGGCAAGCGGTAA
- a CDS encoding ABC transporter permease, whose product MTTLSPPQTARKRQPSIFWRRFRKSTPGKVGAVIVAVFALLALLAPVIDPYDPTTDRNYRLNLKPPSVAALWNPEVAEEYRDPVTGVVNVWAAPFGTDNLGRSVATRVLHGAQLSLKVGVVSTVLALIVGTLLGVLAGYFGGWFDTVVGYFSDVMLAFPSILLAIGFASIFSSDNPPLLIGALDRLFALNSPQLVTAMLAVSLVQVPVYVRLARAVVLSVREREFVQAAGALGATQGRMIFRHVLPNSLSPLIVQGALSIATATIEVAALGFLGIGAQPPLPEWGTMISDSRQYYVDAPWTMVFPGLAIFLTVLGFNLLGDGLRDVLDPRSTQ is encoded by the coding sequence ATGACCACCCTCTCCCCTCCCCAGACCGCGCGCAAGCGTCAGCCCAGCATCTTCTGGCGGCGCTTCCGGAAATCTACGCCCGGCAAGGTCGGAGCGGTGATCGTCGCCGTGTTCGCGCTGCTGGCCCTGCTCGCGCCGGTCATCGACCCCTACGACCCCACCACCGACCGCAACTACCGCCTCAACCTCAAGCCGCCCTCGGTGGCCGCGCTGTGGAATCCGGAGGTGGCGGAGGAATACCGCGACCCGGTGACCGGGGTGGTGAACGTCTGGGCCGCCCCCTTCGGCACGGACAACCTGGGGCGCAGCGTCGCCACGCGTGTCCTGCACGGGGCGCAACTCAGCCTCAAGGTCGGCGTGGTGAGCACGGTCCTCGCGCTGATCGTGGGCACCTTGCTCGGGGTGCTGGCGGGGTACTTCGGCGGGTGGTTCGACACGGTGGTGGGCTACTTCTCGGACGTGATGCTGGCCTTCCCGAGCATCCTGCTCGCCATCGGCTTCGCCTCCATCTTCTCCAGCGACAACCCGCCGCTGCTGATCGGGGCGCTCGACCGCCTCTTCGCGCTGAACAGCCCGCAGCTCGTGACCGCGATGCTCGCCGTGTCGCTCGTGCAGGTGCCCGTGTACGTGCGCCTCGCCCGCGCGGTCGTGCTCAGCGTGCGCGAGCGCGAGTTCGTGCAGGCGGCGGGGGCGCTGGGAGCCACCCAGGGGCGGATGATCTTCCGGCACGTGCTGCCCAACAGCCTCTCGCCCTTGATCGTGCAGGGTGCTTTGAGCATCGCCACCGCGACCATCGAGGTGGCGGCGCTGGGCTTCCTGGGCATCGGCGCGCAGCCGCCCCTGCCAGAGTGGGGCACCATGATCAGCGACTCGCGCCAGTATTACGTCGATGCGCCGTGGACGATGGTCTTCCCCGGCCTCGCCATCTTCCTCACCGTGCTGGGCTTCAACCTGCTCGGCGACGGCCTGCGGGACGTGCTGGACCCGAGAAGCACACAGTAG
- a CDS encoding ABC transporter permease — translation MGSYLIRRVLRTLLVIVGISVVVFAFVRSIPGDPATALLGERATPQASAALREQLGLNKPWFINYRDPANLLDAQFPKYVGQLVQGNLGSGLKSNIPVRNELAARFPATAELAIAALLFALIIGLPAGIIAALRRNSIWDNLATTISLVGISMPIFWLGLLLAYFFGVRLGWLPPSARLGNDTVLEPITGFYVLDAILRGQPAAAWDAIRHLILPAIALGSIPLAIIARITRSSLLEVLGQDYVRTARAKGLAGRTVTLKHALRNALLPVVTVIGLQAGALLGGAVLTETIFSWPGLGSWVYDAISQRDYPVIQGGVIFAALVVSVVNLIVDLSYAALDPRIQYR, via the coding sequence TTGGGCAGTTACCTGATCCGCCGCGTGCTGCGGACCCTGCTGGTGATCGTCGGCATCAGCGTCGTGGTCTTCGCGTTCGTGCGCTCGATTCCCGGCGACCCCGCCACCGCCCTCCTCGGCGAGCGCGCCACCCCCCAGGCCAGCGCCGCCCTGCGTGAGCAGCTTGGCCTCAACAAGCCCTGGTTCATCAACTACCGCGATCCCGCGAACCTGCTCGACGCCCAGTTCCCCAAGTACGTGGGACAACTCGTGCAGGGCAATCTCGGGAGCGGCCTCAAGAGCAACATCCCGGTGCGCAATGAGCTCGCCGCCCGCTTTCCCGCCACCGCCGAACTCGCCATCGCGGCCCTGCTCTTCGCCCTGATCATCGGCCTGCCTGCCGGGATCATCGCGGCGTTGCGGCGCAACAGCATCTGGGACAACCTCGCCACCACGATCAGCCTCGTCGGCATCAGTATGCCGATCTTCTGGCTGGGGCTGCTCCTCGCGTACTTCTTCGGGGTGCGGCTGGGGTGGCTGCCCCCCAGCGCGCGGCTCGGCAACGACACCGTGCTGGAGCCCATCACCGGCTTCTACGTCCTCGACGCAATCTTGCGGGGCCAGCCTGCCGCCGCGTGGGACGCCATCCGGCACCTGATCCTGCCCGCCATCGCCCTCGGCTCCATTCCGCTCGCCATCATCGCGCGCATTACCCGCTCCAGTCTGCTGGAGGTGCTGGGGCAGGACTACGTGCGCACCGCCCGCGCCAAGGGGCTCGCCGGACGGACCGTCACCCTCAAGCACGCCTTGAGAAACGCCCTGCTGCCCGTCGTCACCGTGATCGGCCTCCAGGCGGGCGCACTCCTCGGCGGCGCGGTGCTCACCGAGACGATCTTCTCGTGGCCGGGTCTGGGGTCGTGGGTGTACGACGCGATCAGCCAGCGCGACTACCCGGTGATCCAGGGCGGGGTGATCTTCGCCGCCCTGGTCGTGAGCGTGGTGAACCTGATCGTGGACCTGAGCTACGCGGCGCTGGACCCGAGGATTCAATACCGGTAA
- a CDS encoding shikimate dehydrogenase: MSTPPDAPLALIGYSPAAARALRTAGLIAVGVPDENLGAVMGACRTLRFSGALVHESREVATAGVVDPDASARRAGRVDAAAFTAGGAQGTYALADALTDAVEASGYAARGAGALLLGSGGELARALPLMRLGFTSVGIAADSVPDAERFVRDLPAGLRAFPVSRFDPALASLAERADLIVLTGGTLPPGLLQPYHTLADLTGRVTPGASGAATLNLGLLPSLRLARQLLHATGQRYRPEDLTELAGGLA, encoded by the coding sequence ATGTCCACCCCCCCAGACGCGCCGCTCGCCCTGATCGGTTACTCCCCCGCCGCCGCCCGCGCCCTTAGAACGGCGGGTCTGATCGCCGTCGGCGTCCCGGACGAGAACCTGGGCGCGGTCATGGGCGCGTGCCGCACCCTGCGATTTTCGGGGGCGCTCGTGCACGAGTCGCGGGAGGTGGCGACCGCCGGGGTGGTGGACCCCGACGCGAGTGCGCGGCGGGCGGGGCGGGTGGACGCAGCCGCCTTCACCGCCGGGGGCGCCCAGGGCACCTACGCCCTCGCCGACGCCCTCACGGACGCGGTGGAGGCGAGCGGCTACGCGGCGCGCGGCGCGGGCGCCCTGCTGCTGGGCTCCGGGGGTGAACTCGCCCGCGCCCTGCCCCTCATGCGGCTCGGCTTCACCTCCGTCGGCATCGCCGCCGACAGCGTGCCCGACGCCGAGCGGTTCGTGCGCGACCTCCCCGCCGGTCTGCGTGCCTTCCCCGTCAGCCGCTTCGACCCCGCCCTGGCCTCCCTCGCCGAGCGCGCCGACCTGATCGTCCTCACGGGCGGCACCCTGCCTCCAGGCCTCCTCCAGCCGTACCACACCCTCGCCGACCTCACGGGGCGCGTGACCCCTGGGGCGAGCGGCGCGGCCACCCTCAACCTCGGCCTCCTGCCCTCCCTGCGCCTCGCCCGCCAGCTCCTGCACGCGACCGGGCAGCGGTATCGCCCCGAGGACCTGACGGAACTCGCGGGCGGGCTGGCCTGA
- a CDS encoding S8 family serine peptidase, which yields MKRLLGPLTAALLLSACSQTPTTVPPRTVDLGARLSLPAVQTFAGTWSVEEASLPAWLTVSPLGGTGDVRLTVTADRARGTRAAADQATLSGQITVVWQHGAESGRTTWTVTADQYTLTGRVVDAAKVQGADVGTRAATTPAPAPEARGVIVKYRSAAAQSVALGRDVPAVRLGEAAQERTRGALARLNVPAAERRDLGGRAVRLETGDVEAALRTLRADPNVEYAVPNAVLRAQGLAAPVVPTDSYAGLQWAYRLLGYGSVWRDMEGGAYTRPVTVAVVDSGVRYDHPDLEGQLYGPGDGALDVLGFRAAGTDVSGYDNGDGDGPDLDPTDPDTPGRTGGSHGTHVSGIIAARWGEIRQACPECSTSGVVGAAYRAPVRVLPVRAIDAQGDAEIADVALAVRYAAGLPVTLEGKAFTNPHPAQVVNLSLGGDVDAETAQPLCDAVADAARAGALVVAAAGNGSGTRPFYPAACEGAVAVGSVTLSGASAPVRASYSSVYPQVALAAPGGVNPQDATFFGGGTLNGQPFPDLIFSTEWDYAKDQPTYLAESGTSQAAPQVSALAALLLSKGVTTGREDTLARLEATATDLGAPGRDDQFGFGMINAAAALGAPAVSDTLGVRVQDARGNAFQPALDPLGRFSAFLPDGTFRVVGGRDRDDNGVYGEANEPRAEGSATLGPGRTSAALGDLTPQP from the coding sequence ATGAAACGTCTCCTCGGTCCCCTCACCGCCGCCCTCCTGCTGTCCGCGTGCAGCCAGACGCCCACCACCGTTCCCCCGCGAACGGTCGACCTCGGCGCGCGGCTGAGCCTCCCGGCGGTCCAGACCTTTGCGGGGACTTGGAGCGTGGAGGAAGCCAGTCTTCCCGCCTGGCTGACCGTCTCGCCCCTGGGGGGAACGGGTGACGTGCGGCTGACCGTCACGGCGGACCGGGCGCGGGGCACGCGGGCGGCGGCCGATCAGGCGACGCTCAGCGGTCAGATCACGGTCGTCTGGCAGCACGGCGCGGAGAGCGGGCGAACGACCTGGACGGTCACCGCCGACCAGTACACCCTGACCGGACGTGTGGTGGACGCGGCGAAAGTTCAGGGGGCGGACGTGGGCACGCGGGCGGCGACGACCCCGGCCCCGGCCCCGGAGGCGCGCGGCGTCATCGTCAAGTACCGCTCGGCGGCGGCGCAGTCGGTCGCCCTGGGACGCGACGTTCCGGCGGTCAGGCTGGGCGAGGCGGCGCAGGAGCGCACGCGCGGAGCCCTGGCGCGGTTGAACGTGCCCGCCGCCGAGAGACGCGACCTCGGCGGGCGGGCGGTGCGGCTGGAGACGGGGGACGTGGAAGCCGCGCTGCGGACGCTGCGGGCCGACCCGAACGTCGAGTACGCCGTGCCCAACGCCGTGCTGCGGGCGCAGGGGCTCGCCGCGCCGGTCGTGCCCACCGACAGTTACGCCGGGCTGCAATGGGCGTACAGGCTGCTCGGCTACGGGAGCGTGTGGCGGGACATGGAGGGGGGCGCGTACACCCGGCCCGTCACGGTCGCCGTGGTGGACTCGGGCGTGCGCTACGACCACCCCGACCTGGAGGGGCAACTGTACGGGCCGGGGGACGGGGCGCTCGACGTGCTGGGCTTCCGGGCGGCGGGAACGGACGTGTCCGGCTACGACAACGGGGACGGGGACGGCCCCGACCTCGACCCGACCGACCCCGACACGCCGGGCCGCACCGGGGGGAGCCACGGCACCCACGTCAGCGGCATCATCGCGGCGCGCTGGGGCGAGATTCGGCAGGCGTGCCCGGAGTGCAGCACGAGCGGGGTGGTGGGAGCGGCGTACCGGGCGCCCGTCCGGGTTCTGCCCGTGCGCGCCATCGACGCGCAGGGGGACGCCGAGATCGCGGACGTGGCCCTCGCCGTGCGCTACGCGGCGGGTCTTCCCGTCACGCTGGAGGGCAAGGCGTTCACCAACCCCCACCCGGCACAGGTCGTCAACCTCAGCCTGGGGGGCGACGTGGACGCGGAGACGGCCCAACCCCTGTGCGACGCGGTGGCCGACGCGGCGCGGGCGGGCGCGCTGGTGGTCGCGGCGGCGGGGAACGGCTCCGGGACGAGGCCCTTCTACCCCGCCGCCTGCGAGGGGGCGGTGGCCGTCGGCAGCGTGACCCTCTCGGGGGCGAGCGCCCCTGTTCGGGCCTCCTACAGTAGCGTCTACCCGCAGGTCGCCCTCGCCGCGCCGGGGGGAGTAAACCCCCAGGACGCCACCTTCTTCGGCGGCGGCACCCTGAACGGCCAGCCCTTCCCCGACCTGATCTTCTCGACCGAGTGGGACTATGCCAAAGACCAGCCCACCTACCTCGCCGAGTCGGGCACGAGCCAGGCCGCTCCCCAGGTCAGCGCCCTCGCCGCGCTGCTGCTGAGCAAGGGGGTCACGACCGGGCGCGAGGACACCCTCGCCCGGCTGGAGGCGACGGCGACCGACCTCGGCGCCCCGGGCCGGGACGATCAATTCGGCTTCGGCATGATCAACGCGGCGGCGGCCCTGGGCGCCCCGGCGGTGAGCGACACGCTCGGCGTGCGGGTGCAGGACGCGCGGGGGAACGCCTTCCAGCCCGCCCTCGACCCGCTGGGCCGCTTCAGCGCGTTCCTGCCGGACGGCACCTTCCGGGTCGTGGGCGGGCGCGACCGGGACGACAACGGCGTGTACGGGGAGGCGAACGAGCCGCGCGCCGAGGGCTCGGCCACCCTGGGGCCGGGGCGGACGAGCGCGGCGCTCGGGGACCTGACCCCGCAGCCGTAA